In a single window of the Deinococcus cellulosilyticus NBRC 106333 = KACC 11606 genome:
- the gatA gene encoding Asp-tRNA(Asn)/Glu-tRNA(Gln) amidotransferase subunit GatA, with amino-acid sequence MRTAAEIAQKIRAGELSAVEVAQSTLQTIREKDPEIQAFLSLTEDIALEKAAQIDEAVRLGSPVGPLAGVPVAIKDNMNLKGTITTCASRILENYRSPYTATVVDRLLSAGAIPVGKVNMDEFAMGSSTENSALKRTVNPWDPERVPGGSSGGSAAAVSAGFTPISLGSDTGGSVRLPAAFTGTLALKPTYGRMSRYGLVAFASSLDQIGPFALSTRDLALVMDATSGRDPLDSTSLDVKPDFVSALGQDIKGMRFAYIKESLGAGNTPGVQAALDRTREVLESLGATFSEVSLPTLEYGIAAYYLICTSEASSNLARYDGMVYSGRVAADEFNTSMSRTRGEFFGHEVKRRILMGTYALSSGYYDAYYSKAMKVRKLIAQDFHRAFQEFDVLVTPTSPFPAFKFGEKSADPVAMYQSDVDTVSINLAGVPAISVPAGYETVDGRELPIGIQFIAPALKDERLISVSDAFERATAGAYLKVAP; translated from the coding sequence ATGCGAACGGCTGCTGAAATTGCCCAGAAAATTCGTGCTGGAGAGCTGAGTGCTGTTGAGGTGGCTCAGAGCACCCTGCAAACCATCCGGGAAAAAGACCCAGAAATTCAGGCTTTTTTGAGCCTCACAGAAGACATTGCCCTTGAGAAAGCTGCCCAGATTGATGAAGCAGTGCGTCTGGGCAGTCCTGTTGGACCGCTGGCCGGGGTGCCGGTGGCCATCAAGGACAACATGAATTTGAAAGGCACCATCACCACCTGTGCCTCCCGAATCCTTGAAAATTACCGGAGCCCGTACACCGCCACGGTGGTGGACCGCCTGCTGTCGGCAGGAGCCATCCCTGTGGGCAAGGTGAACATGGATGAATTCGCCATGGGGTCCAGCACCGAGAACAGCGCCCTGAAGCGTACCGTGAACCCCTGGGACCCTGAGCGTGTGCCGGGTGGGTCTTCTGGCGGCAGTGCTGCTGCGGTGTCTGCCGGTTTCACCCCCATCTCCCTGGGAAGCGACACTGGCGGCAGCGTGCGTCTGCCGGCGGCTTTCACGGGAACCCTGGCCCTCAAGCCCACCTATGGCCGCATGAGCCGTTATGGTCTGGTGGCTTTTGCCAGTTCCCTCGACCAGATTGGACCTTTTGCCCTTTCCACCCGCGATCTCGCCCTGGTCATGGATGCCACCAGTGGCAGAGACCCCCTGGATTCCACCAGCCTGGATGTGAAACCTGACTTTGTTTCTGCCCTCGGTCAGGACATCAAAGGCATGCGCTTTGCGTACATCAAAGAAAGCCTTGGGGCAGGAAACACCCCTGGTGTGCAGGCTGCACTGGACCGCACCCGCGAAGTGCTGGAAAGCCTGGGGGCCACCTTCAGCGAAGTCTCCCTGCCAACGCTGGAATACGGCATCGCCGCCTACTACCTGATCTGCACCAGTGAGGCCTCCTCCAACCTGGCCCGCTACGACGGCATGGTGTACTCTGGCCGCGTTGCTGCAGATGAATTCAACACCAGCATGAGCCGCACCCGGGGTGAATTCTTCGGGCATGAAGTCAAACGCCGCATCCTGATGGGCACCTACGCCCTTTCCAGCGGGTATTACGACGCCTACTACTCCAAGGCCATGAAGGTCCGCAAGCTCATTGCCCAGGACTTCCACCGGGCCTTCCAGGAGTTCGATGTGCTGGTCACACCCACCAGTCCCTTCCCGGCCTTCAAGTTTGGCGAGAAATCTGCAGATCCAGTCGCCATGTACCAGAGCGACGTGGACACCGTCAGCATCAACCTCGCAGGGGTTCCGGCCATCAGTGTCCCCGCCGGGTATGAAACTGTGGATGGCAGGGAACTCCCCATCGGCATCCAGTTCATTGCTCCGGCCCTCAAAGATGAGCGCCTGATCTCGGTCAGTGACGCTTTTGAGAGAGCCACTGCAGGGGCGTATCTGAAGGTTGCGCCTTAA
- a CDS encoding UbiA family prenyltransferase has product MKLLHLFWVSRPALWINTLGVAVTGLWLGGHLYTLDLRFWWVMLWLTLPFNLLIYGINDIYDQAEDALNPRKGGLQGARIYPEDVKLILWAVVLLNVPFVVYFCFVLPWQALLWMLFYALIFVAYSARPIRFKARPYLDAISNAAYAFPMAFVPLLMGSEVPWWALCGTMAWSVGKQAFDAIQDIPHDRKVGIVNTAVKLGVEGTMFWSAAWYTVAFLCFGQLSLLVALAVMLVNGRLLYKLHLNPTPAQARKLYPSSMLSPLWIGTVAGVLLVASLVR; this is encoded by the coding sequence GTGAAGCTGTTGCATTTGTTTTGGGTGTCGCGCCCGGCCCTGTGGATCAACACGCTGGGGGTGGCGGTCACCGGATTGTGGCTCGGGGGTCACCTCTACACGCTGGACCTGCGGTTCTGGTGGGTGATGCTCTGGCTGACCCTGCCTTTCAACCTGCTGATTTACGGCATCAATGACATCTACGATCAGGCGGAAGATGCCCTCAACCCCCGCAAGGGTGGGCTTCAGGGGGCCAGAATCTACCCGGAGGATGTGAAGCTGATCCTGTGGGCGGTGGTGTTGCTGAATGTGCCTTTTGTGGTGTATTTCTGCTTCGTCCTGCCCTGGCAGGCCCTGCTGTGGATGCTGTTTTACGCCCTGATTTTTGTGGCCTATTCTGCAAGACCCATTCGTTTCAAGGCCAGACCTTATCTGGATGCCATTTCCAACGCAGCTTACGCTTTTCCAATGGCTTTTGTGCCGCTCTTGATGGGTTCAGAGGTGCCCTGGTGGGCATTGTGCGGGACCATGGCCTGGAGTGTGGGCAAGCAGGCTTTTGATGCCATTCAGGACATCCCCCATGACCGGAAGGTGGGCATTGTGAACACCGCCGTGAAACTGGGCGTGGAAGGAACCATGTTCTGGAGTGCAGCGTGGTACACGGTGGCTTTTCTGTGTTTCGGTCAGTTGAGTCTGCTGGTCGCCCTGGCCGTCATGCTGGTGAATGGTCGCCTGCTCTACAAACTCCACCTGAACCCCACCCCTGCTCAGGCCCGCAAACTCTATCCCAGCAGCATGCTGAGCCCTCTGTGGATTGGAACGGTGGCCGGAGTGCTGCTGGTGGCC